A genome region from Rathayibacter caricis DSM 15933 includes the following:
- a CDS encoding RNA polymerase sigma factor, giving the protein MTILDASARDLLKYLERRVGADDAPDALSETMTIAWRRSSSMPLSDEDARLWLFGVARNVVLNTSRTRRRQDLLAEKLRGTVETVGVIGESSDVALDVQAALSKLAPELSELVRLVHWDGFSLSEAAQIVSVPPSTARSRYQKAKRELGDLLSPPPPSERSGPPRSANMAS; this is encoded by the coding sequence GTGACGATCCTCGACGCCTCAGCCCGTGATCTTCTGAAGTACCTCGAACGCCGAGTCGGTGCCGACGACGCTCCCGATGCGCTCTCCGAGACCATGACTATCGCGTGGCGCCGGTCATCATCCATGCCCCTGTCGGACGAGGACGCCCGCCTCTGGCTGTTCGGAGTCGCGCGGAACGTCGTCCTGAACACCAGTAGGACGCGCCGACGCCAAGACCTTCTTGCCGAGAAGCTTCGCGGCACAGTCGAAACCGTCGGCGTGATCGGAGAATCCTCTGACGTCGCCCTCGACGTTCAAGCAGCACTGAGCAAGCTCGCTCCGGAGCTGTCGGAACTCGTGCGGCTCGTGCACTGGGACGGCTTCTCTCTCAGCGAGGCAGCTCAGATCGTCTCCGTCCCGCCATCAACGGCGCGGAGTCGGTACCAGAAGGCGAAGCGCGAGCTCGGTGACCTGCTGTCACCGCCCCCTCCGAGCGAGCGCTCGGGTCCACCTAGAAGCGCCAACATGGCCTCATGA
- a CDS encoding class E sortase produces the protein MTAPSSMEASRRRRRPARRRLSFFGVLGELLMTAGVLVLLFLAWQLWWNDAVIAGRQEDQAAKLRQSWGEDGPPAEVPSEPSAEPAAPGDPVIAPVAAMDTTFGNLYIPRYGEGWVRTIAEGVDAENVLDVGSIGHYPGTQMPGEVGNFAIAAHRSAAGGGMHLIDELQLGDAIYIETADGWYTYRFRNLEYVQPSEVQVIDPVPWTNDVAPTDRLITMTSCNPLLSTAERIIAYGVFESWQPRSAGAPVELAASLAS, from the coding sequence ATGACCGCTCCGTCATCCATGGAAGCGTCTCGGCGCCGGCGACGTCCGGCGCGTCGTCGCCTGTCCTTCTTCGGCGTCCTGGGCGAGCTGCTGATGACCGCAGGGGTGCTCGTTCTGCTGTTCCTCGCCTGGCAGCTGTGGTGGAACGACGCCGTGATCGCAGGCCGGCAGGAAGATCAAGCAGCCAAGCTGCGGCAGAGCTGGGGCGAGGACGGGCCACCCGCTGAGGTGCCGTCCGAGCCGAGCGCTGAGCCGGCCGCGCCCGGTGACCCGGTGATCGCGCCGGTCGCGGCCATGGACACTACTTTCGGGAACCTCTACATCCCCCGGTACGGCGAGGGGTGGGTGCGCACGATCGCTGAGGGAGTCGACGCGGAGAACGTGCTCGACGTGGGCAGCATCGGTCACTACCCGGGCACGCAGATGCCCGGCGAGGTGGGGAACTTCGCGATTGCCGCGCACCGCTCCGCTGCCGGCGGTGGAATGCACCTCATCGATGAACTGCAACTGGGTGATGCGATCTACATCGAGACCGCCGACGGCTGGTACACGTACCGGTTCCGGAACCTCGAGTACGTGCAGCCCTCCGAAGTGCAGGTCATCGATCCCGTCCCCTGGACGAACGACGTCGCTCCGACCGATCGGCTGATCACCATGACGAGCTGCAATCCGCTGCTCTCGACCGCGGAGCGGATCATCGCCTACGGCGTCTTCGAGTCGTGGCAGCCGCGCTCCGCAGGAGCGCCCGTTGAACTCGCTGCCTCCCTCGCGAGCTGA
- a CDS encoding RNA polymerase sigma factor, whose translation MKRRHEGRAEELSEVLARERGDLLRYLERRLGHHDAADALADVMLTAWRRAHLLPREAEPARMWLFGITRNVLANSERSERRRLTLADRLQRVLATAPVEVQPADDGADVRDAIARLAPEQAELIRLVHWDGFTIAAAGQLLGISASTARTRYLRARTDLRAALTPPEAPSQPTEQLTPDDITPARTGRR comes from the coding sequence GTGAAGCGCCGACACGAAGGCCGGGCGGAAGAGCTGTCAGAGGTGCTCGCGCGCGAGCGCGGCGACCTGCTCCGCTACCTCGAACGGCGCCTCGGTCATCACGACGCCGCCGACGCCCTCGCCGACGTGATGCTCACCGCGTGGCGCCGAGCACACCTCCTCCCTCGTGAGGCGGAGCCGGCGCGGATGTGGCTGTTCGGCATCACCCGCAACGTCCTGGCGAACAGTGAACGCAGCGAACGACGACGCCTCACCCTCGCCGACCGACTCCAACGCGTCCTCGCGACCGCCCCGGTCGAAGTGCAGCCCGCGGACGACGGAGCCGACGTGCGCGACGCGATCGCCCGCCTCGCTCCGGAACAGGCCGAACTCATCCGACTGGTCCACTGGGACGGATTCACCATCGCGGCCGCAGGACAGCTGCTGGGTATCAGCGCGTCAACCGCGCGGACCCGATACCTCCGAGCCCGCACAGACCTTCGCGCAGCCCTCACCCCACCAGAGGCACCATCGCAGCCAACGGAGCAGCTGACACCGGATGACATCACACCGGCACGAACAGGAAGGCGCTAA
- a CDS encoding GNAT family N-acetyltransferase: MTLRTELATEREWADVRTAFGPRAGKPDSCWCQRFRHHDHATNEDALQAELRDSPVPIGVLAYVDDQPVGWTRVVPRHTLPGITGNAALTRVLEEDPAAWWVTCVNLRREARGRGVGTALLRVAIDHARVNGASVLDGHPVDVTMSATRPSPSALFTGTVSMFTAAGFREIGRTYPSRPVMRANLG; this comes from the coding sequence ATGACGCTGCGAACCGAGCTTGCGACGGAACGCGAGTGGGCCGATGTGCGAACCGCGTTCGGACCACGCGCAGGGAAGCCCGACTCCTGCTGGTGCCAGAGGTTCCGTCACCATGATCACGCGACGAACGAGGACGCGCTCCAGGCAGAGCTGCGCGATTCACCCGTCCCGATCGGTGTGCTCGCTTACGTGGACGATCAACCCGTCGGCTGGACCCGGGTCGTTCCCCGCCACACGCTCCCTGGCATCACCGGTAATGCAGCGCTGACCCGCGTTCTCGAGGAAGACCCCGCCGCCTGGTGGGTGACCTGCGTCAACCTCCGCAGAGAAGCCCGCGGCCGCGGTGTGGGCACCGCGCTCCTCCGCGTAGCCATTGACCACGCTCGCGTCAACGGCGCATCAGTCCTCGACGGGCACCCCGTCGATGTCACCATGTCCGCCACGCGGCCCTCGCCCTCCGCGCTCTTCACCGGAACGGTGTCCATGTTCACGGCCGCCGGTTTCCGCGAAATCGGGCGCACCTATCCCAGCCGACCGGTCATGCGCGCCAACCTTGGCTGA
- a CDS encoding three-helix bundle dimerization domain-containing protein encodes MTTDFDPEQVVRDVTANVRKKFPDRSGEEVEPLVREELTGLQDRPVQDYLSVLTERAVKRRLKRENRADTPPS; translated from the coding sequence ATGACGACTGACTTCGACCCCGAGCAGGTGGTCCGCGATGTCACGGCCAACGTGCGCAAGAAGTTCCCCGACCGCAGCGGCGAAGAGGTCGAGCCCCTCGTGCGCGAGGAGCTGACGGGGCTTCAGGACCGCCCCGTGCAGGACTACCTCTCCGTCCTCACCGAGCGCGCAGTGAAGCGCCGACTCAAGCGAGAGAACCGCGCGGACACTCCGCCCAGTTGA
- a CDS encoding GNAT family N-acetyltransferase yields MLDRLNLPASLFPPTGDFLIRRATGDDLPSLLQLLLEDPISAARGDALSGVDHAVYATALERVTSDPGNDQLVVIAEGGDVVASLQLTLIPGLARKGSTRLLVEAVLVASERRSAGIGSALMQWVTERAAIDLDASIVQLTSDAARTDARRFYQRLGFTDSHVGFKYHVPTR; encoded by the coding sequence ATGCTTGATCGGCTGAACCTCCCGGCGTCGTTGTTTCCTCCCACTGGCGACTTCCTCATCCGGAGAGCAACAGGCGACGACCTGCCGTCGCTCCTGCAACTGCTGTTGGAAGACCCCATCAGCGCCGCTCGCGGAGACGCCCTCAGTGGTGTCGACCACGCGGTCTACGCGACTGCGCTCGAGCGGGTCACCAGCGACCCCGGAAATGATCAGCTCGTCGTTATCGCGGAGGGCGGCGACGTGGTGGCCTCGCTGCAACTCACGTTGATACCGGGACTGGCCCGGAAGGGGAGCACGAGACTCTTGGTCGAGGCGGTACTCGTCGCCAGCGAACGACGCTCCGCCGGCATCGGCTCCGCGCTGATGCAGTGGGTCACTGAGCGAGCAGCGATCGACCTGGATGCGTCCATCGTTCAGCTCACCTCAGACGCGGCGCGCACCGATGCCCGCCGGTTCTACCAGCGGCTCGGCTTCACCGACTCTCACGTCGGCTTCAAGTACCACGTCCCCACGCGGTAA
- a CDS encoding cytochrome c biogenesis CcdA family protein — protein MFPELGTAFLAGALALLSPCAAPILPGIVGALTSTGDGRARPSRQVWSILAFAVGAALVLIGSVALLLAFGANVNLARPPYTLIAGGLLIAAGLYSLGVLRIPWITKTSTPGGSAAKALLLGVSCAAVWYPCLGPSLAIAYGLASNIDTAGLGVALGFVYFLGMLTPLFLLGLVLARAARSRRWLRRIGAYANKAVAVLLIAIGVLVITGLWNSVSLWIVDNSSWFPTL, from the coding sequence ATGTTCCCCGAGCTCGGCACCGCGTTCCTCGCGGGCGCGCTCGCTCTGCTCTCCCCCTGCGCTGCGCCAATCCTCCCTGGCATTGTCGGCGCCCTCACCTCGACAGGAGACGGACGGGCTCGACCGTCTCGGCAGGTGTGGTCGATCCTTGCTTTCGCGGTCGGCGCCGCGCTCGTGCTGATCGGATCAGTAGCGCTGCTTCTCGCGTTCGGCGCGAATGTGAACCTCGCCCGTCCGCCGTACACGCTAATCGCCGGCGGACTGCTCATCGCCGCCGGCCTCTACTCCCTCGGCGTCCTCCGGATCCCCTGGATCACGAAGACCTCCACCCCAGGCGGCTCGGCCGCGAAAGCACTGCTGCTCGGAGTCAGCTGCGCCGCAGTCTGGTACCCCTGCCTCGGCCCATCCCTCGCCATCGCCTACGGCCTCGCCTCCAACATCGACACCGCGGGACTCGGCGTCGCGCTGGGGTTCGTCTACTTCCTCGGCATGCTCACCCCGCTGTTCCTGCTCGGACTCGTCCTCGCCCGCGCAGCACGCTCACGCCGATGGCTGCGCCGCATCGGCGCCTACGCCAACAAGGCCGTCGCCGTCCTCCTCATCGCGATCGGCGTCCTCGTCATCACGGGACTCTGGAACTCCGTGTCGCTGTGGATCGTGGACAACTCGAGCTGGTTCCCCACCCTCTGA